One Beggiatoa leptomitoformis DNA segment encodes these proteins:
- a CDS encoding tetratricopeptide repeat protein, with protein sequence MDSTNTPPSRKKPLASHQGLPIEKVDSIKNENPQVVKVNKHLFKQMEQAAKRGDAKAQFNLAVCYHKGEGVAQNHEKAVEWYQKSAQQGFSQAQFNLANCYRKGVGVAQNHEKAVEWFEKSAQQGFAQAQLSLALCYHKGIGIVQSDEEAFEWFKKSAQQGDAQAQLSLALCYHEGVGVAQHHEKAVEWFEKSAQQGDAEAQFNLAVCYEKGKGVAQNHEKAFEWYQKSAQQGFAKAQFNLANHYHEGVGVEQNDEKSLEWLEKAAKQDSDKNIAILAQYALATAYKQGRFGAINLSKAKEYLHEITDDKEINSILEGIQEIDGENQEQVIRVIRQVSMNALIELERQEAKEKADKEMLSFLTHTLNNSLGTVDESIHIIISTLGTDYKEDANKFKAVSRLLSLANIFSVTNTLIQMFKQYITEPENFKTKWKQDNKGSETIYTTLAFALQQTVNRLFFRLSSRYLAKFFPQFTNTEQDQLKQQFVQEILFIEDKSSQKIIEWLKNEFDIIELEIDEEQFHFEKDGIRFTFLFSIFSEIIYNAIRYATEKPIKVTWSKNADSYCFTCSNRFSIEKRYKEEKSQQGLVFIRRLLTLLHKSELIVDDTEDNYTITVKLHQDNFI encoded by the coding sequence ATGGATTCAACAAATACGCCACCCAGTCGGAAAAAACCGCTTGCCAGTCATCAAGGATTACCGATTGAGAAAGTCGATAGCATAAAAAACGAGAACCCGCAGGTAGTTAAAGTTAATAAACACTTATTTAAACAGATGGAACAGGCGGCTAAACGTGGAGATGCTAAAGCGCAATTTAATTTAGCGGTTTGTTATCATAAAGGCGAAGGAGTTGCACAAAACCATGAAAAGGCTGTTGAATGGTATCAAAAATCCGCACAACAAGGGTTTTCTCAAGCGCAGTTTAATTTAGCGAATTGTTATAGAAAAGGCGTAGGGGTTGCACAAAACCATGAAAAGGCTGTTGAATGGTTTGAAAAATCTGCACAACAGGGGTTTGCCCAAGCACAGCTTAGTTTAGCTCTTTGTTATCACAAAGGCATAGGGATTGTGCAAAGCGATGAAGAAGCTTTTGAATGGTTTAAAAAATCTGCACAGCAAGGTGATGCTCAAGCACAGCTTAGTTTGGCTCTTTGTTATCATGAAGGCGTAGGGGTTGCACAACACCATGAAAAGGCTGTTGAATGGTTTGAAAAATCTGCACAACAAGGGGATGCTGAAGCGCAGTTTAATTTAGCGGTTTGTTATGAAAAAGGCAAAGGGGTTGCACAAAACCATGAAAAGGCTTTTGAATGGTATCAAAAATCCGCACAACAAGGGTTTGCTAAAGCGCAGTTTAATTTAGCGAATCATTATCACGAAGGTGTAGGGGTTGAGCAAAACGATGAAAAATCGCTTGAATGGCTTGAAAAAGCGGCTAAACAGGATAGTGATAAAAACATTGCTATTCTTGCTCAATATGCCCTAGCAACCGCTTATAAACAAGGTAGATTTGGTGCTATTAATTTATCTAAAGCGAAAGAATATTTACATGAGATTACAGATGATAAAGAAATAAATTCTATCTTAGAAGGAATACAAGAGATTGATGGGGAGAATCAAGAACAAGTTATCCGTGTTATTCGTCAAGTATCAATGAATGCGTTAATTGAACTGGAAAGACAAGAGGCTAAAGAAAAAGCCGACAAGGAAATGTTATCGTTTTTAACGCATACCTTGAATAATAGTTTAGGAACAGTTGATGAAAGTATTCACATTATTATTTCAACACTGGGAACAGACTATAAAGAGGATGCCAATAAATTCAAAGCAGTCTCACGACTATTATCACTGGCGAATATTTTTTCTGTTACTAATACATTAATCCAGATGTTTAAACAATATATAACAGAACCAGAAAATTTTAAAACCAAATGGAAACAAGATAATAAAGGCAGCGAAACCATTTATACAACCTTAGCTTTTGCCTTACAACAAACGGTTAATCGCTTGTTTTTTCGTCTGTCTTCCCGATATTTAGCTAAATTCTTTCCCCAATTCACTAATACGGAACAAGACCAACTTAAACAACAATTTGTACAAGAGATTCTTTTTATAGAAGATAAGTCTTCACAAAAAATTATTGAATGGCTTAAAAATGAATTTGACATTATCGAACTAGAAATTGATGAGGAACAATTTCATTTTGAAAAAGATGGCATTAGATTCACTTTCTTATTTTCTATTTTTTCCGAAATTATTTACAATGCAATTCGTTATGCAACAGAAAAACCAATAAAAGTGACTTGGTCTAAAAATGCAGATAGTTATTGTTTTACCTGTAGCAATCGCTTTTCAATAGAAAAACGTTATAAAGAAGAAAAAAGTCAACAAGGACTTGTTTTTATAAGAAGATTATTAACGCTTTTGCATAAATCTGAATTGATTGTTGACGATACAGAAGATAATTACACCATAACCGTTAAACTTCATCAGGATAATTTTATATGA
- a CDS encoding PD-(D/E)XK nuclease family transposase: MIITNHCFFSTTNAIYTVGILDFVFDEDKEDQDVFHHEVKLIDQSTKRVFYDKLTYIYLEMPKFTKTENELETHFDKWLYILRNLENLTNRPKKLQEKIFGKLFEQAEIANYTDQEYAEYEESLKVYRDLKNVIDTAFDEGKAEGLAEGLAEGIEKGLAQGIEKGLAEGMEKGKDEAIRLTALQLKQEGIPHEIIAKVTGLTIKIIDELS; this comes from the coding sequence ATGATTATAACAAATCACTGCTTCTTTAGCACTACCAACGCGATTTATACCGTTGGCATTTTAGATTTTGTCTTTGATGAGGATAAAGAAGACCAAGACGTTTTTCATCATGAAGTTAAATTGATAGACCAAAGTACCAAAAGAGTCTTTTATGACAAATTGACTTATATCTATTTAGAAATGCCTAAATTCACCAAAACTGAAAATGAATTAGAAACGCATTTTGACAAATGGCTGTATATTTTACGGAATTTAGAAAATTTAACCAACCGCCCGAAAAAACTGCAAGAGAAGATATTCGGCAAGCTGTTTGAACAAGCAGAAATCGCAAATTATACCGACCAAGAATATGCAGAGTATGAGGAAAGTTTAAAAGTCTATCGGGATTTAAAAAATGTGATTGATACGGCTTTTGATGAGGGTAAAGCTGAGGGTTTGGCTGAAGGACTGGCTGAAGGAATAGAGAAAGGGCTGGCTCAGGGGATTGAAAAAGGACTTGCCGAAGGTATGGAGAAAGGCAAAGATGAAGCGATTCGTTTAACCGCATTGCAGTTGAAACAGGAAGGTATTCCTCATGAAATTATTGCAAAAGTAACGGGCTTAACCATCAAAATAATCGATGAATTATCTTGA
- a CDS encoding DUF3683 domain-containing protein, with protein MTTQTRIREIPYNYTSFSDREVFLRLMGENAWQTFNELRTQRRTGRSARMLLEVLGDIWVIQRNPFIQDDLLDNHKRLESLIHSLTHRLAQIETRAEDNPLTLSLIKTAQQTVQQFHAWLDSQHMLRRKVRRRLRQVTHKDNIRFDGLARVSHVTDATDWRVEYPFVVLCPDTEKETAGLVKACIELGLTLIPRGGGTGYTGGAVPLVQDSAVINMEKLEAMGAVTQRTLPNVDKPVSTIWVEAGVVTKRVAERAAEHKCIFAVDPTSQEASTIGGNIAMNAGGKKAVLWGTTLDNLVSWKMVTPDADWIEIERLNHNLGKIHEIPFAEFRVTRYDIDGKTQKGEPTVLRIPAHEIRKPGLGKDVTNKFLGGLPGVQKEGCDGLITSAVFVLHKQPTFTRTVCLEFFGADLRKAVPAIVEVKNYLDSVPTVLLAGMEHLDERYVRAVKYSTKAPRQELPKMVLLIDIAGEDENAIAQSASHIVRLANAREAEGFVAITAEARQLFWKDRSRTAAIAAHTNAFKVNEDVVIPLDRLAEYNDEIERINIEQSTQNKLQIVDKILYYLENDLPTSFNTKQGGDFGHCQESGEILATKKATAIDYLQKTKQLWAHLMANLDMPAHTLKTLTDANLLTFRESYSLANITDNGTESIFALLQRRDLRISYRLTVQKTLDDIFIGLNLQEVQQKICDIHHKKRSGRLFVATHMHAGDGNVHTNIPVNSNDYAMLHEADRIVARVMAFAEKLGGVISGEHGIGITKLQFLSPEYQQAFIQYKEKIDPKGHFNRGKLLPNGGLQNAYTPSLRLLEREALLLEASELGELNVMIKDCLRCGKCKPVCNTHVPRANLLYSPRNKILATGLIIEAFLYEEQTRRGISLRHFDEMNDVADHCTVCHKCENPCPVNIDFGDVTIKMRNILKKQGQRRASLGTWAAMRYLNATDPLFIKILRTAMLDWGFKAQNLGYQLAKKLGFAGKKTIPHATTGKMPLKAQVINFVKKPLPASLPKKTMRGLLELEDKNTIPILRDPAKVTDDSEAVFYFPGCGSERLFSQVGLATLAMLYEVGTQTVLPPGYLCCGYPQLANGDEVKGQNITTGNQVLFHRVANNLNYLDIKTVIVSCGTCMDQLLKYQFGQIFPNSRLLDIHEYLMEKGITLEGVSGERYMYHDPCHSPMKTYNPTKVASSLLGQSVLLSERCCGEAGTFAVARPDIATQVRFRKQEELHKGVKSLSGTETNEQGTVKMLTSCPACVQGLSRYRDEVGIETDYIVVELANKNLGNGWQQRFIEKVQHGGVERVLL; from the coding sequence ATGACGACACAAACCCGTATTCGTGAAATCCCTTACAACTACACTTCTTTTTCCGACCGAGAAGTTTTTCTTCGCTTGATGGGGGAAAATGCTTGGCAAACTTTCAACGAATTACGCACACAACGGAGAACAGGACGTTCCGCCCGTATGTTGCTGGAAGTGCTTGGAGATATTTGGGTTATTCAACGCAATCCCTTTATTCAAGACGATTTGCTCGACAACCATAAACGGCTTGAATCGCTGATTCATTCCCTAACACATCGTCTTGCCCAAATTGAAACCCGTGCGGAAGATAATCCTTTAACGCTTAGCTTGATAAAAACAGCTCAACAAACGGTACAACAATTTCATGCGTGGTTAGACAGCCAACACATGCTACGCCGTAAAGTACGCCGTCGTTTGCGCCAAGTTACACATAAAGACAATATCCGTTTCGACGGACTAGCCCGCGTTTCGCATGTCACTGATGCGACGGACTGGCGCGTTGAATATCCCTTTGTTGTCCTATGCCCTGATACTGAAAAAGAAACCGCAGGGCTGGTTAAAGCATGTATTGAACTTGGGCTAACGCTGATTCCGCGTGGGGGTGGCACAGGTTACACGGGGGGAGCTGTACCGTTAGTACAAGACAGTGCTGTAATAAACATGGAAAAATTAGAAGCCATGGGAGCTGTCACACAACGCACTTTACCCAATGTCGACAAACCTGTCTCCACTATTTGGGTAGAAGCGGGTGTAGTGACTAAGCGCGTTGCTGAACGTGCCGCAGAACATAAATGTATTTTTGCAGTTGACCCTACTTCGCAAGAAGCCTCCACCATCGGCGGTAATATCGCCATGAATGCAGGCGGAAAAAAAGCCGTTTTGTGGGGAACAACGCTAGATAATCTCGTTTCATGGAAAATGGTTACACCTGATGCGGATTGGATAGAAATTGAACGCCTAAACCACAACTTAGGCAAAATTCATGAAATCCCTTTCGCTGAATTTCGTGTAACCCGTTACGACATAGACGGCAAAACCCAAAAAGGTGAACCAACTGTTTTACGCATCCCCGCCCATGAAATCCGCAAACCGGGATTAGGTAAAGATGTTACTAATAAATTTCTTGGCGGTTTACCCGGAGTACAAAAAGAAGGTTGTGATGGCTTAATTACCTCCGCCGTATTCGTTTTACACAAACAACCCACGTTTACCCGCACTGTTTGCCTAGAATTTTTCGGTGCGGACTTGCGCAAAGCCGTTCCTGCGATTGTCGAAGTGAAAAACTACTTAGATAGCGTTCCTACCGTGTTACTAGCAGGCATGGAACACTTAGATGAACGATATGTACGCGCCGTGAAATACAGCACCAAAGCCCCACGTCAAGAACTGCCAAAAATGGTTTTATTAATTGATATTGCAGGAGAAGATGAAAATGCAATTGCACAATCTGCCTCACATATCGTCCGTTTAGCCAATGCTCGTGAAGCAGAAGGGTTTGTTGCTATTACCGCAGAAGCCCGTCAATTATTTTGGAAAGACCGTTCACGCACCGCCGCGATTGCAGCACATACCAATGCGTTTAAAGTCAATGAAGACGTTGTCATTCCGCTAGACCGTTTAGCCGAATACAATGACGAAATTGAACGGATTAACATCGAACAATCCACCCAAAATAAACTGCAAATCGTTGATAAAATTCTTTATTATTTAGAAAATGATTTACCTACCAGCTTTAACACCAAACAAGGCGGTGATTTTGGACATTGCCAAGAATCAGGCGAAATCTTAGCGACCAAAAAAGCAACCGCTATCGACTACCTGCAAAAAACCAAACAACTTTGGGCGCATTTAATGGCAAATTTAGACATGCCTGCCCACACGTTAAAAACCCTTACGGATGCAAATTTACTCACCTTTAGAGAAAGTTACAGTCTTGCCAATATTACAGATAATGGCACAGAAAGCATTTTTGCTTTATTACAACGTCGCGACCTGCGAATTTCTTACCGTCTCACCGTTCAAAAAACACTAGACGATATTTTTATTGGCTTGAATTTACAAGAAGTTCAACAAAAAATCTGCGATATACACCACAAAAAACGCAGTGGACGCTTATTTGTCGCTACCCACATGCACGCGGGCGATGGCAACGTACATACCAATATCCCTGTTAATTCTAATGATTACGCCATGCTGCATGAAGCCGACCGCATTGTTGCCCGCGTTATGGCCTTTGCAGAAAAGCTTGGCGGGGTGATTTCAGGCGAACATGGCATTGGCATTACTAAACTCCAGTTTTTAAGCCCTGAATATCAACAAGCCTTTATTCAATATAAAGAAAAGATAGACCCCAAGGGTCATTTTAATCGCGGAAAACTGCTTCCTAATGGCGGACTACAAAACGCCTATACCCCATCATTACGACTGTTAGAACGAGAAGCCCTCCTGCTAGAAGCCAGCGAATTGGGCGAATTGAACGTGATGATTAAAGACTGCTTACGCTGTGGCAAGTGCAAGCCCGTCTGCAATACCCATGTCCCACGTGCTAACTTACTCTACTCGCCACGCAATAAAATCCTAGCGACTGGATTGATTATTGAAGCCTTTTTATACGAAGAGCAAACACGACGCGGCATTTCTTTACGCCATTTTGACGAAATGAATGATGTCGCCGACCATTGCACCGTTTGCCACAAGTGCGAAAATCCTTGTCCTGTGAATATTGATTTCGGCGATGTCACCATTAAAATGCGTAACATTCTGAAAAAACAAGGACAACGGCGGGCAAGTCTTGGCACATGGGCAGCGATGCGCTACCTCAACGCAACAGACCCCTTATTTATCAAAATTCTCCGTACTGCCATGTTAGATTGGGGATTTAAAGCCCAAAATTTGGGTTATCAACTGGCGAAAAAACTAGGGTTTGCAGGTAAAAAAACCATTCCGCACGCCACAACGGGCAAAATGCCCTTAAAAGCGCAAGTCATTAATTTTGTAAAAAAACCGCTACCCGCCAGTTTACCGAAAAAAACCATGCGCGGATTGTTAGAGCTAGAGGATAAAAATACCATTCCAATTTTGCGCGACCCTGCAAAAGTGACAGATGATAGCGAAGCCGTGTTTTACTTCCCCGGTTGCGGTTCGGAACGCTTATTTAGCCAAGTGGGTTTGGCAACCTTAGCCATGCTGTATGAAGTTGGTACACAAACTGTTCTCCCACCGGGATATTTATGCTGTGGCTATCCACAACTGGCTAATGGTGACGAAGTTAAAGGGCAAAACATCACCACAGGGAATCAAGTTTTATTCCATCGTGTAGCTAATAACTTAAATTATTTAGATATTAAAACCGTTATTGTCTCTTGTGGAACTTGCATGGACCAACTGCTGAAATATCAGTTTGGACAAATTTTCCCCAACAGTCGTTTATTAGATATTCACGAATACCTAATGGAAAAAGGCATTACGTTAGAAGGAGTTAGTGGCGAACGGTATATGTATCATGACCCTTGTCATTCACCGATGAAAACGTATAATCCGACGAAAGTTGCTTCCAGTTTATTGGGGCAATCGGTTTTATTGTCTGAGCGGTGTTGTGGTGAAGCGGGTACGTTTGCGGTTGCGCGTCCTGACATTGCAACGCAAGTGCGTTTCCGTAAACAAGAAGAGTTACACAAAGGCGTGAAAAGTCTTAGTGGGACTGAAACTAATGAACAAGGGACGGTTAAAATGCTGACTTCTTGCCCTGCTTGCGTGCAAGGTTTATCGCGTTATCGGGATGAAGTAGGGATTGAAACCGATTATATTGTTGTAGAACTCGCTAATAAAAACTTGGGCAATGGCTGGCAACAACGGTTTATTGAAAAAGTTCAACACGGCGGGGTTGAACGGGTGTTGTTGTAA
- a CDS encoding IS1 family transposase (programmed frameshift) translates to MLTCPSCKATHIVKYGKTRTGTQNYKCRECGRRFVEQPTKKYISQETWAQVDKLLKEKLSLRGIARVTGISGTWLQHYVNGLYAQQRLEQAVKKKGQLRLECDEMWSFVGQRRQKVWVWLALDRDSREVVGIAFGKRDVEGAQALWNSLPAVYRQCAVCYTDFWEAYQKVLPSKRHQAVGKETGLTNHIERFNNTLRQRVSRLVRKTLSFSKKIENHIGATIFFINDYNKSLLL, encoded by the exons ATGCTAACCTGCCCAAGCTGTAAAGCGACACACATTGTGAAATACGGAAAAACCCGCACAGGGACACAAAACTACAAATGTCGCGAATGCGGACGACGATTTGTAGAACAACCCACCAAGAAATACATAAGCCAAGAGACGTGGGCACAGGTGGACAAGCTATTAAAAGAAAAACTTTCACTGAGAGGAATAGCCCGTGTTACAGGAATCTCAGGCACATGGCTACAACATTATGTCAATGGTTTGTATGCGCAACAAAGACTAGAACAAGCCGTTAAAA AAAAAGGACAGTTGCGCTTAGAATGCGATGAGATGTGGTCATTTGTTGGGCAGCGTCGCCAGAAAGTGTGGGTATGGTTAGCGTTGGATAGAGACTCACGAGAGGTTGTCGGGATTGCCTTTGGGAAGCGAGATGTTGAGGGAGCGCAAGCACTCTGGAATTCACTCCCAGCGGTATATCGGCAATGTGCAGTCTGTTACACCGACTTCTGGGAAGCGTACCAGAAAGTTCTTCCGAGTAAACGGCATCAAGCAGTAGGGAAGGAGACGGGGCTGACCAATCATATAGAGCGATTTAATAATACGTTAAGACAGCGTGTCAGTCGTTTAGTGAGGAAAACCTTATCTTTCTCCAAGAAAATAGAAAATCACATTGGGGCTACTATTTTTTTCATTAATGATTATAACAAATCACTGCTTCTTTAG
- a CDS encoding aminopeptidase, producing MTHNKQIKFIFLLLSVFIITACNTISYYGQAMQGQVDIWQRMQPIENVIAQTDTPTRLKQQLAEVLQIRAFASDKLYLPDNPSYTFYADLQRPYVVWNVFAAAPFSIKPQEWCFLVVGCVSYRGYFTEADAKQAASALQTEGYDVYVGGIAAYSTLGWFTDPLLNTMLSWSRTRIASVIFHELSHQLLYIPNDTAFNESFAMTVETIGVERWLAQNGTPAEWENYQQYRQRRADFIVLIQQTRTDLEQLYRSPLSQADKIAQKTHIFAQLQANYQQVKQQKWGGYAGYDFWFAETLNNAKITSILTYQDYIPAFTTLLSEKQGNLAEFYQAVKTLSQLSAEERQQTLNGLLARN from the coding sequence ATGACACATAATAAACAGATTAAATTCATTTTCTTACTATTAAGTGTCTTCATCATTACCGCCTGCAATACCATCAGCTACTACGGGCAAGCCATGCAAGGACAAGTTGATATTTGGCAACGGATGCAACCCATAGAAAATGTCATAGCCCAAACCGACACCCCAACACGTTTAAAACAACAACTGGCTGAAGTTCTTCAAATTCGCGCCTTTGCCAGTGATAAGCTATATTTACCAGACAATCCCAGCTACACCTTTTATGCTGATTTACAACGCCCTTACGTGGTTTGGAATGTTTTCGCTGCCGCGCCTTTTTCCATAAAACCGCAAGAATGGTGTTTTCTCGTCGTAGGCTGTGTCAGCTATCGAGGTTACTTTACCGAAGCGGATGCAAAACAAGCAGCAAGCGCATTACAAACAGAGGGATACGATGTTTATGTTGGAGGCATCGCCGCCTATTCAACACTAGGTTGGTTTACCGACCCCTTATTAAACACCATGTTATCGTGGTCGCGAACACGCATTGCATCCGTCATTTTTCACGAATTATCCCATCAACTTTTATATATCCCCAATGACACCGCTTTTAATGAAAGTTTTGCCATGACGGTAGAAACCATTGGTGTAGAACGTTGGTTAGCACAAAATGGGACACCTGCGGAATGGGAAAATTATCAACAATATCGCCAGCGACGTGCCGATTTTATCGTTTTAATTCAACAAACACGCACAGATTTAGAACAGCTTTACCGTTCACCATTATCACAAGCAGATAAAATCGCACAGAAAACACATATTTTTGCGCAACTACAAGCTAATTATCAACAAGTTAAACAACAAAAATGGGGAGGCTACGCAGGATATGATTTTTGGTTCGCAGAAACACTCAATAACGCTAAAATTACCTCAATATTGACTTATCAAGATTATATTCCCGCATTCACTACATTATTATCCGAAAAACAAGGCAATTTAGCTGAATTTTATCAAGCCGTTAAAACGCTATCACAATTGTCTGCTGAAGAACGTCAACAAACATTGAATGGACTGTTAGCTAGAAACTAA
- a CDS encoding Rpn family recombination-promoting nuclease/putative transposase yields MRVKDKYINPFTDFGFKKLFGSEPNKDLLVDFLNELLQKKTGQIIDLTYLPPEQLGRHIDNRKAIFDIYCENEYGERFIVELQKAKQNYFKDRSIYYSTFPIQQQAEKGQWDFKLNAIYTVGILDFVFDEDKEDQDVFHHEVKLIDQSTKRVFYDKLTYIYLEMPKFTKTENELETHFDKWLYILRNLENLTNRPKKLQEKIFGKLFEQAEIANYTDQEYAEYEESLKVYRDLKNVIDTAFDEGKAEGLAEGLAEGVEKGKAVGLAEGIEKGLAQGIEKGLAEGMEKGKDAAIRLTALQLKQEGIPHETIAKVTGLTIKIIDELS; encoded by the coding sequence ATGCGCGTAAAAGACAAATACATCAACCCCTTTACTGATTTTGGGTTTAAAAAGTTGTTTGGGAGTGAACCAAATAAGGACTTGCTTGTCGATTTTCTTAATGAGCTATTGCAGAAAAAGACAGGACAAATTATTGACTTGACTTATCTTCCTCCTGAACAACTTGGACGACACATCGATAATCGTAAAGCAATTTTTGATATTTATTGCGAAAACGAATACGGGGAAAGGTTTATCGTTGAATTACAAAAGGCGAAACAAAACTATTTTAAAGACCGTAGTATTTATTACTCTACGTTTCCGATTCAACAACAAGCTGAAAAAGGTCAATGGGATTTTAAATTAAACGCAATTTATACCGTTGGCATTTTAGATTTTGTCTTTGATGAGGATAAAGAAGACCAAGACGTTTTTCATCATGAAGTTAAATTGATAGACCAAAGTACCAAAAGAGTCTTTTATGACAAATTGACTTATATCTATTTAGAAATGCCCAAATTCACCAAAACTGAAAATGAATTAGAAACGCATTTTGACAAATGGCTATATATTTTACGGAATTTAGAAAATTTAACCAACCGCCCGAAAAAACTGCAAGAGAAGATATTCGGCAAGCTGTTTGAACAAGCAGAAATCGCAAATTATACCGACCAAGAATATGCGGAGTATGAGGAAAGTTTAAAAGTCTATCGGGATTTAAAAAATGTGATTGATACGGCTTTTGATGAGGGTAAAGCTGAGGGTTTGGCTGAAGGATTAGCTGAAGGGGTTGAAAAAGGCAAAGCGGTGGGACTGGCTGAAGGAATAGAGAAAGGGCTGGCTCAAGGGATTGAAAAAGGACTTGCCGAAGGTATGGAGAAAGGCAAAGATGCAGCGATTCGTTTAACTGCATTGCAGTTGAAACAGGAAGGTATTCCTCATGAGACTATTGCAAAAGTAACGGGCTTAACCATCAAAATAATCGATGAATTATCTTGA
- a CDS encoding M48 family metallopeptidase: MNELTVVFLLAVIAGVGLQWWLAQRQIKMVQSNKNQVPTLFKEKIALSEHQTAGTYTEIKTRFAQKLLLLETAILLVWTVGGGLNFLDHTWRAMGWSSLWTGVAVILSFMLISSLLDLPISWYRTFRIESTFGFNRMSMETFIADTLKGLVLSLVIAVPLLTIVLWLMEFAGALWWLWVWFVWIGFTLLMLIAYPTFIAPLFNKFKPLEDSELKQRIDGLLQRNGFTSEGIYVMDGSKRSGHGNAYFTGLGKHKQIVFFDTLLEGLNVDEVEAVLAHEVGHFKHNHVQKRMFFMGIISLSGLALLGWLIQQTAFYNAFGITMPSTYMALLLFMLIMPVFTFFFSPLFAWAARKHEFEADSFAAQQASADCLVQALVKLYKENANTLTPDPLYSAFYDSHPPAPVRIAHLNSVGK, translated from the coding sequence ATGAATGAATTAACCGTTGTATTTTTACTAGCCGTTATTGCGGGCGTAGGCTTGCAATGGTGGCTTGCACAGCGACAAATTAAGATGGTGCAATCTAATAAAAACCAAGTTCCTACTTTATTTAAAGAAAAAATCGCGTTGTCCGAACACCAAACAGCAGGCACTTATACTGAAATTAAAACCCGTTTCGCACAAAAACTATTATTGTTAGAAACCGCTATTTTATTGGTTTGGACGGTTGGAGGGGGGTTAAATTTTTTAGACCATACATGGCGTGCAATGGGTTGGTCATCCTTATGGACAGGGGTTGCGGTTATCCTCAGTTTTATGCTGATTTCCTCACTGCTAGATTTACCCATCAGTTGGTATCGAACTTTTCGAATTGAATCCACTTTTGGTTTTAACCGCATGAGTATGGAAACCTTTATTGCGGATACTTTAAAAGGCTTGGTTTTATCGCTGGTTATTGCTGTTCCCTTATTAACCATCGTTTTATGGCTAATGGAATTTGCAGGTGCATTATGGTGGTTATGGGTTTGGTTTGTCTGGATAGGCTTTACATTACTAATGCTTATTGCTTACCCAACCTTTATCGCGCCGCTATTCAACAAATTTAAACCGTTAGAAGACAGTGAATTAAAACAACGAATAGATGGGCTATTACAACGCAATGGTTTTACCAGTGAAGGTATTTACGTCATGGACGGCTCGAAACGTTCTGGACATGGCAACGCCTATTTCACAGGTCTTGGTAAACATAAACAAATTGTTTTCTTTGACACTTTGCTAGAAGGATTAAATGTAGATGAAGTAGAAGCCGTTCTTGCGCATGAAGTAGGACATTTTAAACATAATCACGTACAAAAACGTATGTTTTTTATGGGAATCATCAGCCTAAGTGGATTGGCTTTATTGGGCTGGTTAATACAACAAACGGCGTTTTATAATGCGTTTGGCATCACAATGCCTAGCACTTACATGGCATTACTCCTATTCATGCTAATAATGCCTGTGTTTACCTTCTTTTTTAGTCCCTTATTCGCATGGGCGGCACGCAAACATGAATTTGAAGCAGACAGCTTTGCTGCTCAACAAGCAAGTGCCGACTGTTTAGTACAAGCCCTTGTGAAATTGTACAAAGAAAATGCCAACACACTCACGCCCGACCCTTTATATTCCGCCTTTTATGACTCACATCCCCCCGCGCCTGTACGCATTGCCCATTTAAACAGCGTAGGAAAATAA